The genome window AGGTGGCACTAACTAGCGTAACCCGTGGGGTGGTGACCGGTAAAGAGTGGCTACATAATGCTGCATTGGTGCAGTGATAGTGTCAGGGGTTAAGGGAGCAGTGAAAATGTCAGTCTATGAAAGAACTGACAATGAGCGAGAGAGAGGCTAAACGAACGGTAGTGTTGAACGCTGTCCTTGAGAAGCGATTGACAAAGGCTCAAGCTGCCACGGCATTGGGGGTATCGGAGCGCCAGGTATGGAGGCTTCTGGCGACCTACCGGAAGGATGGAGCGGCAGGGCTGGTCCATGGCAATCGAGGAC of SAR202 cluster bacterium contains these proteins:
- a CDS encoding helix-turn-helix domain-containing protein, yielding MKELTMSEREAKRTVVLNAVLEKRLTKAQAATALGVSERQVWRLLATYRKDGAAGLVHGNRG